CAGAAATTGTACCAGGGTTTGAGAAGTTAATTCCTAGTAAATGTGCAAGAACGCGTTTTGTTACGTCACGAATGTCCGCAGCACGTTCTTTCATATATTCGTTATCCATGTTTTCAAACATAGAAATAAACATTGATGCAACTTCATCCATTGCAAATTCAGCATTTACTTTTTCGCTATTTACTTTATCTTTTACTGGGTTTACTAGTTCTGGATCATTTAACACTAATAAATGTGCTTCAAAGATCGCAGCTTTGTCAGCACCTAGCTCAGCAAATGCGTGGTCCTTAATAGCTTCTAATTCAGTTTTTGCTTTCTCAAGCGCAGCGTCTAAGCGTGCAATTTCTGCAGCTTCGTTTGTAATTGATTTCTTTTCGATGTTAAATTCAGGATTTTCAAGTCTGAAAGCCTTTGCAATAGCAATCCCACTTGATGCAGCGATCCCTTGAATGTTAAGAGTCATTATTCTCCTAATCCTTCGTTTTTCATAGTTTCTTCGATAGCTGCTAGTGCTTGAGCTGCATCATCACCATTTGCAGTGATTTTAATTTCTGCGTTTTGTTGAATGCCTAAAGACATAACGCCCATGATTGATTTTAAGTTAACGTTCTTTCCGTTATACTCTAAGTTAATATCAGAACCGAATTTGCTTGCAGTGTTTACAAGTAGAGTTGCTGGACGAGCATGAATTCCTGAGTCGCTAGTTACTTTAAAGATTTTTTCCATGATAATTTATCTCCTTTAAATTACAGTATTTTTTAGTTGTATAGACGTGAGTACTACATCATCTATTGTATATAATAGGCGATGTTCGGTCAACCACATCGCCTATTATAATTATAAACATTTTGCGTCAAATTCCTACTGAATGTCAATAATAGCGGTTTCGCCCTTCTTAACATTTCCATCTTTTTTCAATTCGACTTGTTGCCCTTGTTGTAAGTTTGTAAAGACAATTGGTGTAATGATAGATGGTGCATTTTCTTTTACAAATGCAAGATCTACTTTTAATAATGGTTGGCCTTGTTTCACCTTGTCGCCTTGTGCTACAAGCGCTTCAAAACCTTCACCATTTAATTTTACAGTATCAATACCGAAGTGAATTAAAATTTCTTTTCCGCCTTCAGATTGAATACCAATCGCATGTTTTGTAGGGAATACATTGACAATCTCACCGTTCACTGGAGAAACTACTGTTCCTTCAGTTGGCTCAATTGCAAATCCGTCTCCCATCATTTTTCCTGAGAATACTTGGTCAGGTACTTCTGTAATTGGTAAGATTTTTCCTTCGATTGGTGATACAATTGTTTCATTTTCATCAACTTTTTGAGGAGTTTCTTCCACTTTTACAGGATCTTCTTTTTCAACATGAGGTGTACGACCTGACATAATATCATGAATTTGTGATTTTAATGTGTCAGATTTCGGTCCGAAAATAGCTTGAATGTTATTTCCAACTTCAAGTACACCAGCTGCTCCAAGTTCTTTTAAGCGGTCTTTGTTTACATTCTTTTGTTCGTTAACTTGAACACGTAAACGAGTAATACAAGCATCTAAAGAAGCAATGTTTTCTTTACCACCAAGTGCTACTAATACTTCACGAGGGAGTTCGCCTGCTTCTGCTTTTCCTGCGCCGTCATTTGCATTTGCCACTTCACGACCAGGTGTTTTTAGATTCCATTTACGAATTGCAAAGCGGAATCCGAAGTAGTAAATAACTGCTAGTACAAGACCAACAATAATTACCCACCACCATGCTGTACGGCCTGGTAGTACACCGAATAATAGGAAGTCAATTAAACCACCAGAGAATGTCATACCAATTTTAACACCTAAAATTTGCATTGTCATAAATGATAGACCAGCAAATACAGCGTGAATTCCGAATAATACTGGCGCTACGAATAAGAATGAAAATTCAAGTGGCTCTGTAATACCTGTTAAGAAAGATGTTAATGCTGCAGAACCTAAAATACCTGCTGCTAATTTTTTATTTTCTGGACGTGCTTCATGGTACATTGCTAAAGCTGCTGCTGGAAGACCGAACATCATGAACGGATACTTACCAGTTGTAAATGTCCCTGCTGTTAATTCTACACCGTCTTTTAACTGTGCCATAAAGATTTTTTGGTCACCACGGATTAATTCGCCAGCTGCATTTGTATACTGACCGAATTCGAACCAGAACGGTGAATAGAAAATGTGATGTAATCCAAATGGAATTAATGAACGTTCAATTAAACCGAATATAAATGCTGCGATTGTTCTATTTGCATCAATCATTTGATGTGAGAACGTGTTTAAGCCACCTTGAATGTATGGCCAAACGAAGCACATGATAATACCTACTATTAAAGAGAATGTTGCAGTTGCGATCGGTACGAAACGCTTACCTGCAAAGAAACCTAAGTATGATGGTAATTCAATGTTGAAGTATTTATTATAGCAATATGCCGCTACTATACCGACGATAATACCACCAAATACCCCTGTTTGTAGCGTTGGAATACCTAATACGTTTGCATACGCTGGATCTGCAAATCCAATTTTTACTGGGTCTGCTCCAGAACTTGTTACTTTCACTAGCTTATCTACTTCTAAGAACACACTCATCGTTTTGTTCATAATTAAGTAGCCGACGAATGCTGCTAAACCAGCTACTCCGTCTCCACCAGCTAAACCAATTGCTACCCCAACTGCGAATAATAATGCAAGGTTAGCGAAAATAATATCACCAGATTGTTCCATAATTTTTGCAACCATTACGAACCAATCTGCTTTTAAAGCAGGAATAACATTTGTTAACTGTGGATTTTGAAATGCATTACCAAATCCAAGTAAAATACCTGCCGCCGGTAAAATCGCTACTGGAAGCATTAACGCTTTTCCGACTTTTTGAAGAACACCAAAGATCTTCTTAAACATGGAAACCCTTCCTCTCTTATCTATATTGATACCTTCCGACAAACGCCAAAAAGACATGAGGAAAAAAAGATAGAACGATAGCTATACAAAGGGTAGTATATCCCTTTCTCTAGCTTACATTCCTTACTTTTCTCCACTCATGCCTGATCGAATCAGTAACACGTGTCAAAAATAGGTTTACGTATAAGTTCACTATAATTAAGGCAAACGTTTTCGTTACTCACCTTAATGTGTTTGTCGAAATTTGTATAACTTTGCAATAGTTATTATACATAACTATTGTAAGCGATTCAATCATTTTTTTTAACGTTTTCATTTTAGACAAAAATATATGGCTTTTTACACATGCTCTGCCTTTACTAAGCGTTGCAAGTGCATCGTTAAATAAATACTTTCAGCTTCATATACAGGTAGTTGCAACTCTTTTTGCATGACCTTAACTAGCTTCCAAGCCAAGTTATAGCAAGCTGGATACTCCGCCTTTAATAAATCAGCAAAACTTTGCGATTCCTCTACTTTTTCTCCTTTTTTCACCCTCTCAATAGCATATTGAAGATGACGAATAAGACGTAAATAATGAATGCTCTCTTGATCTAATGTAATTTGTAAGTTTGTCTCAATTAAAGATACAAGTTGTGCAATGAGACGGGAGTTTTGATTAACTGAAGATAAATCAGAATTTGTAAGCGAACTGTAAATGTGAAGTGCAATAAAACCAATTTCTCCTTCTGGCAATGTAATTTGCAAACGAGAATTTAAAAGTTCTACAACACCTTCCGCAATTTCATATTCCTTTGGATAGAGCATTTTTGTTTCAACTAAAAAAGGGTTATCAATTGTAAGTCCTTGTTTTAACTTTTTAATCGCAAATGAAATATGATCTGTTAACGCAATATGAATATGTTCATTTAGTGGCGATTTCGCTTTCCCTTGAATGTACAGCATAATATCGTTCATCAATTCAATTAATTTTTCACTAATATGCGGCACTAATAATTTGTATTGTTCACGATCACGTTCATTTTTTAAGACAAACATCTTTTCGATTTGTTCTTGCTCCAATACATCTTTCGCTTTTTTCCCAAATCCAATTCCTTTACCAATCACTACTACTTCCTCGTGTTCCGGATGGCTAGCAATGATGACATTATTATTTAAAACTTTTTTAATTTCTAGATAATTACTCATATAACACCACCCTCGTACTTAAATAGCCTACTTTTATGTTACAGAATATTCTTCTTTGTCGTCAATGTAAAACATCTGCCATTTAATAAAAATTCATTTTTTAGACATGTTTATATATGATGCGTATAATGTAAGAGCAACTGTACATAGAAAGGAGATAACAGCATGATTAAAATGTTTGTAAGTGATATCGATGGTACAATGATGCAACACGGAGGTCTTATTGACGAACAAGATGTTGCGGCACTGCGCAGCCTTGCCGAGCAAAATGTTATTCTTTGCTTCGCTTCCGGAAGACTTGATAATGAAATTGCAGACTTAATGAAAGCTGTAAATACAAATTTTCATCGCATTAGTGTAAATGGTGTTTTTGTATATACACATGAAAATAAACAACTATTATCTGCAACTTTTGATTCCAACATACTTCCCGATTTGTTAGCTATGACGAATGAAGATCCTTATTTCCGTTATGTAAGTGATGAGCATAATTATTACATTGAAGAGAAAACACCTTTCATTCAAGAACTTGAACAACAAGTAACTATGACTTCTGTTGAAGAACCAAACTTACTACAGAAGATTGATGATACAATTTTCCCAAATAAAATTTCTGTCGGTGGAACAAAGGAGAGCTTACAACTCCTTCAGAAAAAAATTGATGAAAAATTCCACGGGAAAGTTAGTACTTTCATCTCAGCAGAACAATGTTTAGATGTAATGCCACCGAATGTTAGTAAAGGCTCTGCCATTTCTGTTTTATTAAATGAGTTTCAAATAAAACCTGAGGAAATTGCTTGTATAGGGGATTCTTATAATGACATTCCTATGTTTTCTTTAACTCCTCACAGTTTTGCTATGTCGCAAGCAGATGATGCAGTAAAAAAACACGCTCACTATGTAGTAAATCACGTCAAAGATGCTGTTAACCACGTAATTGCTCATAATAAAAATACGACTCATTCCTTATAAGGATGAGTCGTATTTTTATTTCTTTACATGTTAACCATTTTCAATTCCACTGTACTTCACAAACTGAAATATACTATTTGTTACGTGCGATATTCGTAATAAATTTATAACGATCTCCACGATAAATACATTTCACGTACTCTAGCGGTATCTCACCTTCTGAATATGACCATTGACGCATTACAAGTACAGGCGCCTTTTTAGGAATATGCAGATGTTCAGCTTCATTTTCCGTCGCAACGGAAGCTTCAATTGACTGAGTAGCGCTAACAAGTTTAAAGCCCAGTTTTTTCTCTAAATGTTCATATAAAGATTGTTGCAATATCTCTTCGTTAATATCTTTTACAAGAGCTGGCGACAAATATGTCGTCTCAAAAGCAATCGGTTCATCATCAGCTAAGCGAATACGCCTCACTTCATAAACCGATTCCCCCTCCTGTATTCTCAACCGGTCTGCTATTTTAGCAGTAGCTGGAACTAGGCGGAAACTAAGTAATTGACTACTTGGGTTCATCCCACGAGAAATCATGTCTTCTGTGAATCCCGTCATTCCTTGCAATTTTTGTTCCACTTTCGGAAGTTGGACAAATGTTCCAATTCCACGCTTCCGATATAAATAGCCTTGTTCCACTAAATTATTAATCGCCTGTCTGATTGTCATTCGACTCACTTCGAACTTATCACAAAGTTCATTCTCAGATGGGATTTTATCTCCCGGCTTCCATTCGCCGTCCTCAATTAGCTGTTTCACCCACTCTTGAATCTGATAATAGATCGGAAATGGTGAATACTTGTCGATGTTCATCAGCAATCGCCTCACTGCATAAAGATAGAGCTTCTTGATCAGCGATTACGGTTACATTCGGATGACGTTGTAAAACTGTAGCCGGACACTCTTCACTATATTCACCTTGCAATAATTCTTTAACAGCTTCTGCCTTTTTAGAACCCATAGCAACAAGTAGAACTTGTTTCGCTTTCATAATGCTTCCAATTCCCATTGTAATCGCATGAGTTGGCACATCTTCTTCTTTTTCGAAGAATCGAAGGTTTGCTTGGCGTGTAGATTCTGTTAATTCAACAATGTTTGTTGGAGAATTAAACGGTGTTCCTGGCTCATTAAATCCGATGTGACCGTTTTCACCGATTCCAAGAATCTGTAGGTCAACTGGGTTAGCAGCTAGAATGCTCTCGTAACGTTTGCACTCTTCCTCTAAATCACTTGCCATCCCGTTTGGTACATAAGTTTGTTTAAATGGAAGATGATCAAACAACTGTTCTTGCATGAAATAGTGATAGCTGTTTTTATCTTCATGTGGTAAATTTACGTACTCATCTAAGTTTACAGTGGTTACACGGCTTGTATCAAGTTTATTTTTTCGCATTTCTGCATAAATACCTAATGGAGAGCTTCCTGTAGCCATTCCTAATGTTGGATTTTCTTTTGTTTTTACAACTTCTTCAATTAATTTATAACCTGCTTCTGCTAATTCTTCTGGAGTTTTTACAACAAGAATATTCATTTAATTACTTCCCTTCCTTCATATGAATTCCTAAACGAACCGTATCATATACATGTAAATCTTCATTCATCACAACAAAGTCTGCATCTTTTCCTACCGCTAATGCACCTTTATTATTTAATCCAAACTCTTCTGCTTGGTTAACTGATGTCATAAGTACTGCATCTTCGATTGAACAACCTGTAAATTCAATTACATTTCGGAAAGCTTGATCCATTTTTAGAATACTACCAGCTAACGTTCCATCTTCTAATCGAGCACTACCATCTTTTACATGTACTGGCTGTCCGCCAAGCTCATATAATCCATCTTCAAGACCTTTTGCACGCATTGCGTCAGTAATAACACTTACTTTTTTCGGTCCTTTTAACTTATATGCTAATTTCACCATGTCAGGGTGAATATGAATACCATCTGTAATTACTTCAACCATTACATCTGGATTTAATAACACATGACCCACAACTCCTGGTTCACGGTGATGTAATCCACGCATTTGATTGTATAAATGTGTCGCATGTGTAATCTTTCTATTTTTTAGTTGCGCATCAATTGCATCTGTATGTCCCATTGTGCCAACTACACCAGTTTCAGCAAGATATTGTTCAAACTCTAATGCTCCCTCTTCTTCTGGTGCATATGTTACTAATTTAATTAAGTTCCCACTTGCTTCTTGCCATTGTTTAAATTGCTCAATATTTGCAGGAACGATATGTTCAAGTGGCTGTGCACCTGCACGTTTCTTTGAAACATAAGGTCCTTCTAAATGAATATATTCGAAATGCGCTCCTTTTTCTTTTGCTTCTTTCGCAGCAGTTAACGCTGCTTCAATTGCCTCTGGAGCTTGTGTCATTGTTGTTGGGAAGTAAGTTGTAACCCCTTCTTTTAACATTTCTTTACCTAGAGTTACTAACCCATCGCTATTTGCATCCATCGCATCAATATCGTATCCACCATGAATATGAACATCGATCATACCTGGAATTATAATCTTCCCTGTAGCATCAAAAACAGTTTCATTTTCTTGTGGTACATATTGAGCCATCAAACCAATTTCTTTAATGGTTTCTGCGTAACGAATAAATCCGTTTTCCACTATTTCTTGACCTGTGTAAATTTTGGCATTGATGACAATTTGCGTTTTCATTTTCATCGATCCTTTCCCATGAATTACCTACTTGTTATTATTACCTTATTCGCCTAGTTCCATCTTAATATACGCACAAGTAGTTGTCTATACATTCTAATGAAATTTCCTTTTTATTCAACAGAAAAGGAAATTTCTTACGTCTCTTATAATTATAATATATATTATTCATTTTTCCAAAAAGGGACAGTATCGCCCCCTAATATAGAAATCACTTCAACAATGGCATTAATCCGCTAGATTCTAACATAATATGTTCACCATCTGTTTCCATTTCTACTGTACGTTTATTCGTTCTATATACCATTATACCGTGCCTTTTTAAGCGTTTCACTACACTTTGGTGAGGATGTCCATACGGATTATTACTCCCGTACGATAGAATAGCAAACTGCGGTTCCACTTTTTTTATAAACGTTTCACTTGTTGAAGTATATGAGCCATGATGCCCCACTTTTAACACATCTGCATGGACATCAAATTGTTTTAATATTTCATGTTCTGTCCGTACATCCGCGTCACCCATTAATAAAAAATCCGCTTTTCCATATCGCACCTTTAAAACAATTGAGGATTCATTATTTTCATCTTTTGATTTCCCGTTGTTTAATACTTGTATAGAAACATGTGGATCCAGCGGTATATATTGTCCTTCCTTTACTGAAACGAAAGGTATTCCTCTTTTTTTTATATTATTCCGATACGTATGATAAGTAAGAGAACTATATGTTTTTCCGCTATCTAGTATAAGCGATACCGGCATTTGCTCTACAATTGGAATTAACCCCCCTATATGATCCATATCGGGATGCGTACTGACAATTACATCTAAATGATTAATCCCTTTCTCAATTAATTTCTGAATAATAACCTCTCCTGCTTCATAAGGTCCTCCATCAATTAACATTGTTTGTCCATTTGGCATTATAATAAGTGTTGCGTCACCTTGCCCCACTTTTAAAAAGCTCACTTTCATTTTACTAAGATGTTGCCGATGCATATGTAAAGGAGACGTAGTATGAATGGACATCATATACCTTTTAGCTGATGCGCTATTTAAAGAAAAACATAATAAAACAGAAACTAATAATAAAATAATCCGCATACCTCTCATAACTCGTCTCCTTTTTTCATTTAGTATGGCACTGTAAATAATTGATATACAAAAAAAGCTTAGCAAAATGCTAAGCTTTTATTTCCATATCTCCTGTAAGCAACCGAAGAATAAATCTGCTTCATTCATTTGTTCATTCTCTTCAGAAAGCGGTGGTAAATCATCTAATGTTTTCAATCCAAATGTGTCTAAAAATTCTTTTGTTGTTCCGTATAAAATAGGACGCCCTGGTCCTTCTGCTCTTCCCATTTCTTTTATAAGTAAATGTGAAACCAACGTTTGTAACGCCTTATCAGTTTTAACTCCTCTAATCTCTTCCATTTCAGTCCTTGTGATTGGTTGGCGATATGCAACAATCGCTAACGTTTCGAGGGCAGCTTGTGAGAGTGAAGCAGCTGTTGGTGTATCTATTAATTTTTGATAATATGAAGCATGTTCTTTCTTTGTAGCAAAACGATATACTTTTGCATACTGTACAATTTGCAAACCACGGTTTGCACCTTCACATTCTTGTTGCATTTCTTCTAAAATATTAATTGCTTCATTCATTTCAATTTCAAGAACTTTCGCTATTTGTTCTGGATAAATCCCTTCATCACCAGAAACAAATAAAAGGCCTTCAATAATTGACTTTTGTTCTTTCCTATCCATTTCACGAGCTCCTTCCTTCTATTTTCTCATAAAAATACACATCAAAAAACCGAATCACAATTAATGCGTTCGGTTCAATATTTTTTCTCTTGTTCCAAACGATACATTAAAACATAGCATGAGATAAAATGTTGCTATCCCATTTTCACATACTGGCTCTATGCAGATTTATTAGAGCTTGATACGAAAATTTCATCAAAATTATGTTCTTGCTCAATTATGATTTGTTGGTTTTTCATAAGTTCCAGAACTGCTAAAAATGTTACAACCATTATTTCACGTTCATCATCAACAAACAAATCATAAAAACTTTGGCGACCACCCTTTATTTTTAACTGTTTTAAAATATCAGTCATTCGCTGTTCAATTGGTATTTCTTGACGAGTAATACGTGTTGTTACAGGTTTTTTTGCCTTTTTACGGCGCATTAATTTTTGAAATGCTGCTAGCATATCATATAACGTAACATCAAGAGGTAAGCTTGTCTCCTCTTCTTGTTGCAACGATGTAAAGTCAATTGGTGGACGTGTATATAGCTGTGCTCTTTCTTGTTCTCTTTCTTTTAACTCAGTAGCAACTTGCTTATATTTCTTATATTCAATTAACCTCTCCATCAATTCTTGACGAGGATCATCTATAAAATCATCACCGTTATCAAGTACATCTTCTTCATGTTTCGGCAACAACATCTTACTTTTAATTTGTAATAACGTTGCAGCCATTACTAAATACTCACTTGCAACATCTAATTGAAGTTCTTTCATCGTATGCACATAAGATAAATATTGCTCTGTAATATCTGCTACAGGAATATTATATATATCAATTTCATAACGATGTATTAAATGTAACAATAGATCTAACGGCCCTTCAAAAGCCTCTACTTTAAAATTATATTGCACAAAGCATCCCACCACATTTTTTCTATAACAACATAAGTATAGAGCATACTCATGTTCTATCCAACCTTTTTAAGAAATTTAATTAAAAATAGACCGATGCCTATGTCATCATGCCCACCACTTCATATGATAACAGTGTAGTAAGAACAATGTAGGAGGTCAAAAAACTATGGGTCACGTTGATTGTGGTTTTAGCGGTGGGTTCGCATTACTTGTTGTACTGTTTATTTTACTAATTATTGTAGGAGCAGCTTGCTTCTGCTAATATGAACAATAACGGATAGGGGGAAACTTCCTAGTCGTTTATTGTTCATATTTCTATGATACACTTATATGTATAACCGTTAGATAGGAGCGAGAAAACATGTATCTTACCGAATACATACAATTTTTAATTCATTTCCATGGAGATTATGACTATTTTGAATGCCACGAAATACTAGAAGAGTATTGGAAGACAAAACCAAGAGGTAATCGTGATCATTACTTAGTTGGTCTCATTCAAATTGCAGTTTCTTTATACCACCAAAGACGTGCTAATTGGAATGGTTCTACAAAAATGATGAAAAGCGCAATTACAATTTTAGAAAAAAGCGGTGTGCCTTTACAACGTTTAGGAATTAATCAAGTACAACTTCTTTCCTTGCTCAATGAAAGATTGCAATCTATCCATAAAAAAGAACGTTTTGTACCTTTATTTTTACCCTTATCAGATTCATCGTTAGAGAAGCAGTGCATAGAGTTATGTCAAAAACAAAACCTCTCTTGGAAAGACTTGAATGCTATCCCAGGTGAATATATTATAAACAAGCACACTTTGCGTGATCGCACAGAGGTCATTACTGAACGAAACGAACAATTACAAAAAAGAAAGCAGAGATAATAAACTACTTATCTCTGCTTTCACGAATGTATATTTTGTTCTAGCCCTTTACATTTTTCGCAAAAACTTGCTGTTTGCTCATTTCCGCAAATTGTAAACTCAAGAAATTTACTCTTTAACTCTTGAACCATCTTCGTCCCAATCCCCACATGACGATGAGACGGGTTCACACTCAAATGCTGAATTTCTAATACTTGATTCTCTTTTTTTACAATCCCCATTATTCCAACAAAATCTTCATTTTCTTTCCACAAATACAATTGCCAATCATCTTTTGCTTCATATTCTTTCATTGTCAATTGTAATGTTTTCACATCTTTTTCAGTTGGCATAAACGAAAGAAGCCCCATTGCAATTTTTTCATAACTTTTTTTAAAACGAATTAACATAACCCTTATCCCTTCTTACAAAAGTTACAAACTAGTAATCCCCTCAATCACTCTTTTCATATCACATTCATTTTACAATATTTTCAACAGAGTGAGAAGAGTCTAAAACAACTTGATAATCATACAAAGCGAAAAGAAGAAAGTCAAATCTATGTTTCAGCACTATTCCTTTAATAAATAGAGTTAAAAAAAGAAAATTTTATATGGAATGGAAAGAAACATATCATTCAACAGCACTTCATTTATAGTTACTCTAAAGCAGCACAATTCTAGCAAAATTAATATAACAAAAAATATTTATTGAAACATATAATGTAATGTATTCTATGTAATTGGTTAAAGGTTTGTTCTCACAAACAATATATTTTAGCAACAATACTACTTGTATGATGAGCTGTAGAAGTAGTACTCAATCTCATTAAAAATAAAAAAGAGAGCAAAAGCTCTCTTTTTCCTTACCTTATTCTTCCCAAACTTTAACTTCTTTCATTACATCGCCTTGACGCATTTTTAATACTGTTTCAATACCGCTTGTTGCTTTACCGAATACAGTATGAACACCATCTAAATGCGGCTGTGGCTCATGAACGATAAAGAATTGGCTACCGCCTGTGTTACGGCCAGCGTGAGCCATAGAAAGTGATCCTACAAGGTGTCTATGAGGGTTTCCATCAGTTTCACATGGAATAGAGTAACCTGGGCCACCTGCACCTGTACCTGTTGGGTCTCCACCTTGGCTTACGAAGCCAGGAATAACACGGTGGAATGTAACACCGTCATAAAATCCTTGCTCTGCTAATTTTTTAAAGTTTTCTACTGTTTTCGGTGCTTCTTCTGGGAAAAATTCCAAGTCGATTTTTTCACCGTTTTCCATTAATATGTATCCTAAAGTTTTCATACGTATATGTCTCCTTTCAACTATCTCAGCACTATATTACCACATTCATGACTAGAAACAAAAAGAATCCGACAATCTAGATACTTCTTTTTTGAAATGTGGAAAAAGCTAGGTGACAAATAAGAAATATATACTATAATAACTTTGTTGCCCGAAAATTTTAGAAAGAGAAAGGGAGCGATTTTTCGTGAAAACGAAATTATTAGCTCTGCTATTAGCTGTAACGGTATTTATGATGCCAACAGCTTCATTTGCAGACATCATTGAGGGAGAATCAATTGTTACATTAGGAGAGAACTTATCCGAACAACAAAAACAAGATCTGTTAAAAGAAATGAAAGCACCAAAAGATGCTACAATTATCACTGTATCTAATGCGGAAGAACATAAATTTCTAGAAGGCATTGTTCCAAAAGCACAAATTGGTACGAGAGCAATTTCTTCTTCTATGATTACATACACAAAACCAGGATCTGGTCTTATTGTACGATCAAAGAACATTAACTGGGTAACAGATGCAATGTACACTAACGCTTTGATTACAGCAGGTGTAAAAGATGCAGAAATTCAAATTACTGCACCTTTTAAAGTTTCAGGAACTGCAGCTTTAACTGGATTAATGAAAGCATACGAAACTGCGTCCAATAAACAAATTCCTGAAGAAGTTAAAAAAGTAGCGAATGAAGAAATGGTACAAACAGCCCAGCTTGGTGATAAAATTGGTGAAGAAAAAGCAGTTCAACTTGTTGCAAAAATTAAAGAAGAAATTGCAAAAGAACAGCCAAAAACAACAGAAGATTTACGTTCATTAATTAAAAAAATTGCTGATCAACTCGGCATTACATTGACAGATGAACAGTTAGATAACTTAGTATCGTTATTTGATAAAATGAAAAATCTTAATATCGATTGGAATCAAGTTGGTAGTCAATTAAACAAAGCAAAAGAACACGTTTCTGCCTTCTTAGGTTCTCAAGAAGCACAAAGTTTTCTAGATAAAGTGAAAGATTTCTTCTCAAGTATCATTGATTTTGTTAAATCTTTATT
This DNA window, taken from Bacillus cereus ATCC 14579, encodes the following:
- the nagA gene encoding N-acetylglucosamine-6-phosphate deacetylase; amino-acid sequence: MKTQIVINAKIYTGQEIVENGFIRYAETIKEIGLMAQYVPQENETVFDATGKIIIPGMIDVHIHGGYDIDAMDANSDGLVTLGKEMLKEGVTTYFPTTMTQAPEAIEAALTAAKEAKEKGAHFEYIHLEGPYVSKKRAGAQPLEHIVPANIEQFKQWQEASGNLIKLVTYAPEEEGALEFEQYLAETGVVGTMGHTDAIDAQLKNRKITHATHLYNQMRGLHHREPGVVGHVLLNPDVMVEVITDGIHIHPDMVKLAYKLKGPKKVSVITDAMRAKGLEDGLYELGGQPVHVKDGSARLEDGTLAGSILKMDQAFRNVIEFTGCSIEDAVLMTSVNQAEEFGLNNKGALAVGKDADFVVMNEDLHVYDTVRLGIHMKEGK
- a CDS encoding ComEC/Rec2 family competence protein, with amino-acid sequence MRGMRIILLLVSVLLCFSLNSASAKRYMMSIHTTSPLHMHRQHLSKMKVSFLKVGQGDATLIIMPNGQTMLIDGGPYEAGEVIIQKLIEKGINHLDVIVSTHPDMDHIGGLIPIVEQMPVSLILDSGKTYSSLTYHTYRNNIKKRGIPFVSVKEGQYIPLDPHVSIQVLNNGKSKDENNESSIVLKVRYGKADFLLMGDADVRTEHEILKQFDVHADVLKVGHHGSYTSTSETFIKKVEPQFAILSYGSNNPYGHPHQSVVKRLKRHGIMVYRTNKRTVEMETDGEHIMLESSGLMPLLK
- the scpB gene encoding segregation/condensation protein ScpB, giving the protein MDRKEQKSIIEGLLFVSGDEGIYPEQIAKVLEIEMNEAINILEEMQQECEGANRGLQIVQYAKVYRFATKKEHASYYQKLIDTPTAASLSQAALETLAIVAYRQPITRTEMEEIRGVKTDKALQTLVSHLLIKEMGRAEGPGRPILYGTTKEFLDTFGLKTLDDLPPLSEENEQMNEADLFFGCLQEIWK
- the scpA gene encoding segregation/condensation protein A, yielding MQYNFKVEAFEGPLDLLLHLIHRYEIDIYNIPVADITEQYLSYVHTMKELQLDVASEYLVMAATLLQIKSKMLLPKHEEDVLDNGDDFIDDPRQELMERLIEYKKYKQVATELKEREQERAQLYTRPPIDFTSLQQEEETSLPLDVTLYDMLAAFQKLMRRKKAKKPVTTRITRQEIPIEQRMTDILKQLKIKGGRQSFYDLFVDDEREIMVVTFLAVLELMKNQQIIIEQEHNFDEIFVSSSNKSA
- a CDS encoding YjcZ family sporulation protein; amino-acid sequence: MGHVDCGFSGGFALLVVLFILLIIVGAACFC
- a CDS encoding DUF309 domain-containing protein, yielding MYLTEYIQFLIHFHGDYDYFECHEILEEYWKTKPRGNRDHYLVGLIQIAVSLYHQRRANWNGSTKMMKSAITILEKSGVPLQRLGINQVQLLSLLNERLQSIHKKERFVPLFLPLSDSSLEKQCIELCQKQNLSWKDLNAIPGEYIINKHTLRDRTEVITERNEQLQKRKQR
- the ribT gene encoding GNAT family N-acetyltransferase RibT; protein product: MLIRFKKSYEKIAMGLLSFMPTEKDVKTLQLTMKEYEAKDDWQLYLWKENEDFVGIMGIVKKENQVLEIQHLSVNPSHRHVGIGTKMVQELKSKFLEFTICGNEQTASFCEKCKGLEQNIHS
- a CDS encoding peptidylprolyl isomerase, encoding MKTLGYILMENGEKIDLEFFPEEAPKTVENFKKLAEQGFYDGVTFHRVIPGFVSQGGDPTGTGAGGPGYSIPCETDGNPHRHLVGSLSMAHAGRNTGGSQFFIVHEPQPHLDGVHTVFGKATSGIETVLKMRQGDVMKEVKVWEE
- a CDS encoding DUF1002 domain-containing protein; translated protein: MKTKLLALLLAVTVFMMPTASFADIIEGESIVTLGENLSEQQKQDLLKEMKAPKDATIITVSNAEEHKFLEGIVPKAQIGTRAISSSMITYTKPGSGLIVRSKNINWVTDAMYTNALITAGVKDAEIQITAPFKVSGTAALTGLMKAYETASNKQIPEEVKKVANEEMVQTAQLGDKIGEEKAVQLVAKIKEEIAKEQPKTTEDLRSLIKKIADQLGITLTDEQLDNLVSLFDKMKNLNIDWNQVGSQLNKAKEHVSAFLGSQEAQSFLDKVKDFFSSIIDFVKSLFK